In Mytilus edulis unplaced genomic scaffold, xbMytEdul2.2 SCAFFOLD_503, whole genome shotgun sequence, a single genomic region encodes these proteins:
- the LOC139506156 gene encoding LOW QUALITY PROTEIN: uncharacterized protein (The sequence of the model RefSeq protein was modified relative to this genomic sequence to represent the inferred CDS: inserted 1 base in 1 codon), with the protein KLNGPEPEYTKVVSGYKTFTSQMPXPLKYNHAVLPNLTIAYETWGELNENKDNVVLIHAGLSASSHAKSHEDNMSPGWWEKFVGSGCALDTNKFFIICTNSLGSCYGSTGPSSINPVTNKKYATTFPVISVEDMVRAQFLLLDNLGIEKLHSSVGSSLGGMCSLQAAVMYPERVGRLISISSCAHSHPSSIAMRYLQRKAIMSDPNWNKGHYYGAKYPKMGMKLAREIATITYRSGPEWDRRFNRDRIDTTCPPTLCPTFSIESYLEHQGESFSTKYDPNSLLYISKAMDLFDIAESYESLHAGLSRVNCPVMVIGVQTDILFPIRQQRKLATALQESGNPAVTFYELNSLYGHDTFLLDLNGVGAAVKGFLETDLRESGIEVPKSQYASTFSHKKDRVLF; encoded by the exons taaactaAATGGACCAGAACCTGAATATACCAAGGTTGTATCAGGATACAAGACATTTACATCACAGATGC TTCCGCTCAAGTATAACCATGCTGTTCTACCTAATCTCACGATAGCTTACGAAACATGGGGAGAACtgaatgaaaataaagataatgTTGTACTCATTCATGCTGGTTTGTCTGCAAGTTCACATGCAAAGAGTCATGAG gacAACATGTCTCCAGGCTGGTGGGAGAAGTTTGTAGGATCTGGTTGTGCTCTTGATACAAATAAATTCTTCATTATTTGTACTAACAGTTTAGGCAGCTGTTATGGCTCGAC AGGACCATCGTCAATAAACCCAGTAACAAATAAG AAATATGCAACCACTTTCCCGGTAATAAGTGTTGAAGATATGGTCCGAGCACAATTTCTTTTGCTGGATAACTTAGGTATTGAAAAG TTACACAGTAGTGTTGGTTCATCATTAGGTGGTATGTGCTCTTTACAAGCAGCAGTTATGTACCCTGAAAGGGTAGGCAG ATTAATCTCAATATCATCATGTGCTCATTCCCACCCGTCCTCCATTGCTATGAGGTATCTACAGAGGAAAGCTATAATGTCAGATCCTAACTGGAACAAAGGTCACTACTATGGTGCTAAATATCCTAAAATGGGAATGAAACTCGCAAG AGAAATTGCTACAATAACATATAGAAGTGGACCAGAATGGGATCGTCGGTTTAATCGAGACAGAATTGATACGACATGTCCACCAACTCTCTGTCCGACATTTTCTATAGAGAGTTATTTAGAACACCAAGGAGAAAGCTTTAGTACTAAATATGACCCTAATTCAttactttatatatcaaaa gCAATGGATTTATTTGACATAGCAGAGAGTTACGAATCCCTTCATGCAGGTTTATCTCGTGTGAATTGTCCCGTGATGGTTATTGGTGTACaaacagatattttatttccaattcgaCAGCAACGAAAACTTGCCACAGCTCTACAGGAAAGTG GTAATCCAGCAGTGACATTTTATGAACTGAATTCTTTATATGGACATGACACATTTCTATTGGATCTGAATGGTGTTGGAGCAGCTGTGAAG GGCTTTCTTGAGACAGATTTAAGAGAATCAGGAATTGAAGTGCCTAAATCTCAATATGCCTCAACATTTTCACACAAAAAAGACAGAGTTTTGTTCTAA